The Methylomonas montana genome has a window encoding:
- a CDS encoding complex I subunit 4 family protein — protein MNTDIVFWSAVAAVPLLTVLTLVPLLTMLAVVLAKPIYSVRLAFGGALLNVLLSIYLLLIFDSRAPGIHLAEHLQWFGMNYRVGVDGTNILFIPLTAILGLLALVYTLITRHHQDRLFMACLLAYQGILIGAFAALNTLQFWFWCLLELVPVVLLTISAGTGKQRNRVVKAVLQYWLSGLAMSLAGFVLLSFGLAQSGMDLSFDWLILKHHNLAIPNETLIFILLFFGFAVRTPLFPFHAWLPLLAEHGTAASVAIFLTGLKLGVYAMIRFILPLVPGAAEQWVHFVVDLGLIGIFYGALLALMQINMRRLLAFAVISHTGMLVIGVFSFNDFALEGSILLSIAYGLATAGMLFSIGLIYERTRTSFLPRLGGLFETNSTIALLFLISALSTMVMPGTPGFDAAHLLIEGTIEEHGWYIAIAILLGNVLGAAFLLWAFQRLFIAHPRRFVQPYGSIHHPVVKERIIAVTICGLLIGTGFYTTPWLKYIDQEAKEIGEHYPEHRHHMNGPDHD, from the coding sequence ATGAATACCGATATTGTTTTCTGGTCCGCGGTGGCCGCCGTGCCCTTGCTCACCGTTTTGACGCTGGTACCGCTGCTGACCATGCTGGCGGTAGTACTCGCCAAGCCGATTTACAGCGTGCGACTAGCCTTCGGTGGCGCGCTGTTGAACGTGCTGCTCAGCATCTATCTGTTGCTGATCTTCGACTCCCGGGCACCGGGCATCCATCTTGCCGAGCATCTTCAATGGTTCGGCATGAATTACCGGGTCGGCGTCGACGGCACCAATATTTTATTCATTCCGCTGACCGCGATTCTGGGATTGCTGGCGCTGGTCTATACCTTGATCACCCGCCATCACCAAGACCGTTTGTTCATGGCCTGTCTATTGGCTTATCAAGGCATTCTGATCGGCGCATTCGCGGCGCTGAATACGCTGCAATTCTGGTTCTGGTGCTTGCTGGAACTGGTACCGGTGGTGTTATTGACGATCTCCGCCGGTACCGGCAAGCAACGCAACCGGGTGGTGAAAGCGGTGTTGCAATACTGGCTGTCCGGCTTGGCGATGAGTCTGGCGGGGTTTGTCTTGCTGAGTTTCGGCTTGGCGCAAAGCGGCATGGACCTGAGTTTCGACTGGCTAATCTTGAAGCATCACAACCTGGCTATCCCGAACGAAACCCTGATTTTCATCCTGCTGTTCTTCGGCTTTGCGGTGCGTACGCCGCTGTTTCCGTTTCACGCCTGGCTGCCTTTGTTGGCCGAACACGGCACCGCTGCCAGCGTGGCAATATTTCTGACCGGTTTGAAACTGGGCGTTTACGCGATGATTCGTTTCATCCTGCCGCTAGTACCGGGCGCCGCCGAGCAATGGGTACATTTTGTGGTCGACCTGGGGCTGATCGGTATTTTTTACGGCGCCTTGCTGGCGTTGATGCAGATCAATATGCGCCGGCTGCTGGCATTCGCGGTGATCAGCCATACCGGCATGCTGGTCATCGGCGTGTTTTCGTTCAACGATTTTGCGCTGGAAGGCAGCATTCTGTTGTCGATTGCCTACGGCCTGGCCACGGCGGGCATGCTGTTCAGCATCGGTTTGATTTACGAACGCACCCGCACCTCGTTTCTACCGCGTCTGGGCGGATTGTTCGAAACCAATTCGACGATCGCCTTGCTATTTTTGATTTCGGCGTTGAGCACGATGGTGATGCCCGGCACGCCGGGCTTCGATGCGGCGCATTTGCTGATCGAAGGCACTATCGAGGAACACGGTTGGTATATTGCGATTGCGATCTTGCTGGGCAACGTGTTGGGGGCGGCGTTTTTGCTCTGGGCGTTCCAGCGGCTGTTCATCGCCCACCCCAGACGCTTCGTGCAGCCTTACGGCAGCATTCACCACCCGGTAGTCAAGGAACGTATCATTGCCGTGACGATATGCGGCCTGCTGATCGGCACCGGTTTTTACACCACACCCTGGTTGAAATATATCGATCAGGAAGCCAAGGAAATCGGCGAACATTATCCTGAACATCGCCACCATATGAACGGCCCAGATCATGATTGA
- a CDS encoding complex I subunit 4 family protein, producing the protein MIDSFPLLSLCLAWPLLGALSLAFIKDSRRAKRGALLVAIVELLLTLAAVHRFNPEHGGFQLQEDYPWIPGLNIHYQLGVDGISILFLPMTALLSLMALLASWNSVQHLNRFQLALMLVLESVTIGVFTALDLALFFLFWELTLPPIFFLVGLWGIGAERRHAAMKYTLYMLFGGVPLLFAIIMLAINHAQHSGGAIPEDLGFSLPILLNTPIEASMQSAIFLLLIVGFAVKAPLLPFHTWLPTVAMEAPAFLSALLVGLKLGVYGIVRFAIPLTPQAALEHRWPLAIAGAITLIYGALIALQQTNLRRLLAYASISHVGLVIVGIAAFNLQGLQGAVMQLLNFGIVAGSLMLIAGMLQQRLGSTDLTHLGGLAKPLPRLTTLFFLFALSSLGLPGTNGFPAELMMILGALQAYPALAVVALFGAILGAAYLLGFVRRAFFGPIVHEAVARTEDLRARELCLLAAAALLVLIVGVYPQWLLAWQETSLQAWLQRLHSPTQLIAESKQSLHATVLALQSEGTVK; encoded by the coding sequence ATGATTGACAGCTTCCCCTTGCTCTCCTTATGTCTGGCCTGGCCCTTATTGGGCGCGTTGTCGCTGGCATTTATCAAGGACAGCCGCCGGGCCAAGCGCGGCGCGCTGCTGGTTGCCATCGTGGAATTGCTGCTCACCCTGGCAGCGGTCCATCGTTTCAATCCCGAACACGGCGGCTTTCAATTGCAGGAAGACTATCCGTGGATACCCGGCCTGAATATCCATTACCAACTCGGTGTGGACGGCATCTCGATACTGTTTTTGCCGATGACGGCCCTACTGAGTCTGATGGCCTTGTTGGCGAGCTGGAACAGCGTACAGCATTTAAACCGCTTTCAACTGGCGCTGATGCTGGTGTTGGAAAGCGTCACCATCGGCGTGTTTACCGCGCTGGATCTGGCCTTGTTTTTCTTGTTCTGGGAATTGACGCTGCCGCCTATTTTCTTTTTGGTCGGCTTATGGGGCATCGGCGCGGAGCGTCGGCACGCGGCGATGAAATATACGCTGTACATGCTGTTCGGCGGCGTGCCGCTACTGTTTGCGATCATCATGCTGGCCATCAATCATGCCCAACACAGCGGCGGCGCGATTCCGGAAGACTTAGGCTTCAGCTTGCCGATCTTGCTGAATACGCCGATAGAAGCGTCGATGCAGAGCGCAATCTTCCTGCTGCTAATCGTCGGTTTTGCGGTGAAAGCTCCGCTATTGCCGTTTCACACCTGGCTGCCGACCGTCGCGATGGAAGCGCCGGCTTTTCTAAGCGCCTTGCTGGTTGGTCTGAAGTTGGGCGTCTACGGTATCGTCCGCTTCGCGATTCCGCTGACCCCGCAAGCAGCCTTGGAACATCGCTGGCCACTGGCGATAGCCGGCGCCATCACGCTGATTTACGGCGCCTTGATCGCCTTGCAACAAACCAATCTGCGCCGTTTGCTGGCCTATGCCAGTATCAGCCATGTCGGCCTGGTAATCGTCGGCATCGCTGCGTTCAATCTGCAAGGCTTGCAAGGCGCGGTGATGCAATTGCTGAATTTCGGCATCGTCGCCGGCAGCTTGATGTTGATCGCCGGCATGCTGCAACAGCGCTTGGGCAGCACCGATCTGACTCATCTCGGCGGACTAGCGAAGCCGCTGCCGAGGCTGACGACCTTGTTTTTTCTGTTTGCCTTATCCAGTCTCGGCCTGCCCGGCACCAATGGCTTTCCGGCCGAGTTAATGATGATACTTGGCGCCTTGCAAGCTTATCCGGCGCTGGCGGTCGTGGCACTGTTCGGTGCGATATTGGGCGCGGCCTATCTATTAGGCTTTGTCAGACGAGCCTTTTTCGGACCGATTGTCCACGAGGCGGTCGCCAGAACCGAGGACTTACGCGCCCGCGAGCTGTGTTTGCTGGCGGCGGCAGCTTTGCTGGTGTTAATCGTGGGGGTATACCCACAATGGCTTTTAGCTTGGCAAGAAACCAGTTTGCAGGCCTGGTTACAACGCTTGCATAGCCCGACACAGTTGATCGCTGAATCGAAACAAAGTCTGCATGCCACAGTTTTAGCCTTGCAGAGCGAAGGAACCGTAAAATGA